AGAAGCTTTCCATAAGGGAGGTGTCTGGGTGTCTTTGACTGGGCACAGATGGAACAGGAAGAGACGTAAACCCGGGCGTCCCTATCCAATGTGGGACACCAGTACTTCTCAGTCAGACAGGCGAGGGTGTGGCTTATCCCAGAATGACCCGACACAGGCGCCTTGTGCGCCCATGTAAGGAGGCGGTCCTGCAAAACCGTGGGCACGTAGGCGCGGTTCTCCGGGCAAAGTGCAGGTGAAGGTTCTGTGCGCAGGGCTTGCTGTATGTCGGTGTCCACGTCCCACACCACTGGCGTGAAGATACGGGACGGAGAGATGATggggtctcctcttcctccctctcctttgcatcatcatttggggcggcagggtagcctagtggttagagcgttggactagtaaccggaagattgcaatccccgagctgacaaggtacaaatctgtcgttctgcccctgaacaggaagttaacccactgttcctaggccgtcattgaaaataagaatttgttcttaactgacttgcctagttaaataaaaatatattttttatcataGAGGCAAGACAGGGCGTccgagtgaaagaaaagcagccaacaagtgctcagcatatgtgggaactgtcAAGAGAGCGGAGATGAGTGGACAAAGCACTTTACTAAGGCAATCATTACACAGAACGCAACTGCGTCACAAAACAAATGCCCAACGAACCAATGAGGCAGCACAAAGTACAAAAACACAAGTACAAAGTACAGGCTGCCACAAAGCACGGGTAATCAAATAAACCCGGTGCAAACCAGCTGGAAGCgtgtcaacctcaacaataaacaattgcacacacagacatatggggaacagagggttaaatatacGACATGTAATGAGGGAATGAataccaggtgtgtgggaaaacaagacaaaacaaatggaaaatgaaaggtggatcagtgatggctagaagaccgatgacgtcgaccgccgaaggccgcccgaacaaggagagggaccgactttggcGTAAGTCGTGacaggaactccttcaagactattggaaaagcattcctaatgaagctggttgagagaatgccaagagtgtgcaacactgtcatcaaggaaaagagtggcgactttgaagaatctcaaatataaaatatattttgatatgtttaacacttttttgagtactacatgatttcatatgtgttatttcatagctttgatgtcttcactattattctacaattgagaaaatagtataaataaagaaaaacccttgaatgatcaGGTGTAttcaatcttttgactggtactgtacgtgttcgtgagagtctcacgtTTTCAGAGGGGTcatagtgtgtagcccaaactgttcggatgctacagacagaagttggcagatcggctaTACTGACTAGAGACGAGTCTCAAGACGAATGTGGGGGTtgtagagcaaaatggagaacaaCATCGTGTTTGTGGGAGTCTCATCTTTCCCAACCGTTCGGACActacagacgattttgtgagaagaccattTTTCGGCATGTCTTacggtctgacaaacaccactctctgtcacctttcatCGCAGATGCAGAAGTGCAACATTGGCGGATGTGGTTGAGATGCAGCCAATTCAACAACAAATaaagatatctctagcttaaacttaAATTATGCTAATTGGATTTTCCTAATTAGATTTTGAGGGCATGGATATTGACTCTAGGgctttaacatgatttttgaatgactacctaatCTTTGCAGCCCATACATACACGtatttgtaaggtccctcagttgaacagtgaatttaaaacacatattcaaccacaaagacaagtGAGCTTTTCCACtgcttcgcaaagaagggcacatattggtagatgagtaaaaataaaaaagcagtcATTGAATACCCCTTTGAGCATGTTGTTATtacttacactttggatggtgtatcaatacacccagtcaccataatatacaggcttccttcttaaCTTAGTTTCTGGAGAGGAAGAACACCACTCAGGCATTTCACCATGATgccaattgtgactttaaaacagttacagagtttaatgactgtgatatgagaaaactgaggacggatcaacaacattgtatttactccacaatactaacgtaCTCAACAGAATGAAAAgagggaagcctgtacagaataaaaatattccaaaatatgcataCTGTTTGTAATATGGCAATAAATTAAAACTGCAAAACATTTGGCAAAGAAAAtaactttgtcctgaatacaaagcgttatgtttggggcaaatacgaAACAACACGTGATTGAGTACCActctttatattttcaagcacggtggtggctgcatcatgttatatgtatgcttgtcatcggcaaggaatagggagtttttttaggataaaaataaatggaataagcacaggcaaaatcctagaggaaaacctggttcagtctgatttccaacagacactgagagacaaattcacttttcagcaggacaataacctaaaacacaaggccaaatctacactggagtagCCTCATTACAGTATTAATTAAAATTgccttgaaaatatatggcaagacttgaaaatggctgtctagcaataatcaacaaccaacttgacagagcttgaatacttttttgaagaataatgtgcaaattgtaacggctgtcgtcggtggaagaaggtgaggaccaaggtgcagcgtggtaagtggtCATGATTTTTAATAATAATCAAacctgaacactgaataacaaaacaacaaagaaacaaccgaaacagttatgtctggtgcaaacacacaaagactgaaaacaaacacccaggaaacccaggtggaaaaaggctgcctaagtatgattctcaatcagagacaactaacgacacctgcctctgattgagaaccataccaggccaactcaaaaaccaacatagaaaaacaaacaaactgccCATccaaactcacgccctgaccatactaaaacaaagacaaaacaaaggaactaaggtcagaatgtgatagtacccccccaaaggtgcagactccggtCGCAAAACCTGAAActgtaggggagggtctgggtgggcgtctgtcagcggtggcggctctggcgcgggacgtggaccccacttcaccatagttttTCTCCGCCTCTTTATTCAACTCCGTGGCCTCTTAAGAGAGGCGACCCTcaccgccgacctcggactggggaccctagccacgggtcccgaatggacggaagattccggcagcaccggatgGATGGGAGATTCCGGCAGTACCGGACGGACGGGAGACTCCGGAGTAAAGGGCAATTCTGGCATCGCCGGCGAGACAGGCGATTCTGGCATCGCCGGTGAGACAGGCAATTCTGGcaactcctggctggctgactggcggctctggcagctcctggctgactggcggctctggcagctcctggctgactggtggctctggcagctcctgactgaccggCGGCTCTGGCCGCTCCTGACTGAccggtggctctggcagctcaggactggcGGGCGgttctggcagctcaggactggcgggcagctcaggacagacgggagactctgacagcactggagaggaggtaggctctggcagcgctggacaggcgagaACACCTgtaggaaggagacggagagacagtctggtgcggggggctgccaccggagggctggttcgtggaggtggcaccggatagaacggaccgtgaaggcgcactggaggtcttgagcaccgagcctgcccaaccttacctggttgaatgctccccgtagccaggccagtgaggtggaatagcccgcactgggctgtgctggcgaaccggggacatcatgcgtaaggctggtgccatgtacaccggcccaaggagacgcactggagaacAGATgagctgagccggcttcatggcacctggctcgatgcccactctagcccggcctaTACGAGGCGCTACAATGTACCGCATTGGGCTATGCACGAGCACCGGGGACACTGTgggcctcacggcataacacgttATAAAAAGGCtatctaagtatgattctcaatcagagacaactaacgacacctgcctctgattgagaaccataccaggccaaactcaaaaaccaacatagaaaaaccaacatagactgcccaccccaaactcacgccctgaccatactaaaacaaagacaaaacaaaggaactaaggtcagaacgtgacacaaatattgtacaatccaggtgtgcaaagctcttagagacgtacccagaaagactcacagctgtaatcgctgccgaaaATGCTTCAacaatgtattgactcaggggtgtgaatacatatgtaattgagatatttctgtatttcattttcaataaatgtctaaaaccctgttttcactgtcattattgggtattgtgtgtagctgggtgagaaaaaatatatttaattcattttgaattcaggctgtaacacaaaaaaaagttaaataaGTCAATGtgtatgaatgctttctgaaggcattgtttAGTCAGAGGTCATAAAAGTGCACCACACTATCTCTATTCAATATAAGGAATTAACAACTACATTCAAATTTGACTATATTTGCTATAATTGCTTTACAACTATGTATTGTGTCAAGTAATAGTCTTTTTTCCTAACCATGATCAAGTCACACAATTACGTTCTGAACGTCAATAAGCAATTGTTTAGTGTTGAGAATGGATCATCATGACCTCAACAAGCGTATGCCAATTGTGTGCTTTCGAGGTTGTATGTGGGACAGTTTTCTCTGTGTTTCAGTGGGGGAATGAGGGAGAGTTGTGCTTTTGAGAAGattggtgtgtgtttgtatgtgttagAAGGTAGGGGTGCAGTTTTCTATGTGTGAGAGAGGGGACTGGTGAAGTAGTGCCTCTGTTTCCATGAGGAGTCTGAAAAGAGACTGATAGAGAAACCTCTTCAGTGGTCACAAGAGTTTGAAGTGGGTGCTGGGAACACATCCATCAATGGAATTACATTTGGTTGAAGATCACCATACTCACTTGAGTAgtcaaatacaaacacacacacaaagatttTGGACAGGGGATCACATTTCGTTCACTGGGGTTAGCATTTGGGTAACATTGGCCTCAGGGCTAACCTGGAGAGTTATTAGCTGCTGACATCCCCACTTcatcctcccatctctgtctcctccatccttcctcctctGCCccgccatacacacacacacacacacacacacacacacacacacttcagaggCTTCAGGCACTTGGGACATTTGCCGCAATCTAAGCCTTCATCCATCTAAAACCCAACAGACAAGTGTCATACTGGTAGGTTGCAGATACTTTTATGCAGCATTTAAATAATTGGGAATGGCGCAGAAACATCCATGTGGCCAATGCGCGTCTTTTTTCTGCTTTTGTCTGCGACCCACCCGGAAGACACTTGTGTTTTCGACCATAAATTAGGCTGAAGCCTGCTACAAACAAAGATAAGGTCTAGGAAACATCTTATCTTTCCCCAAATTGCCTGggtttccagaaatcctggttgtaGGACTCACAGATTTCCTACTTATCCCTCCTGATTCCAGAAACCTGGGTAACTTtgggaaagttaccagaattttACAACCCTATTCAGAACCAACCACTCCTATCTTAGATCACAACCATATCTTAGCATAACCATAGCACAGATAGAGAGGGGCCATCAACTCTCCCCTTACAGCACACAACTGTGTCTACCAGAGATACACTTTGAGTATCTGCTGTCTCTGCTGGTACTCTAGCTGACCCTTGGAACCCATTCTGCTTGGGGAGCTGCTGACGTATGGCCTGATGAAACGTCCTCCTGTACAGTTGAATATTGCCCTGAGGATGTTTGGGGGTGTTTTGGTCAAATGTGACATCCACTGAAATAGCAGGACTCATGTCTGACAAGCTGGTCCAAtcagtgttttgtttgtttattttgagaaacagagaatagaatagaattgCGGTAGAATACTCATAgaatagatacagttgaagtcggaagtttacatacacatgggttggagtcactaaaacttgtttttcaaccactccacaaatttcttgttcacaaactatagttatggcaagtcggttaggacatctactttgtgcatgacacaagtactttttccatcaattgttcatagacagattatttcacttataattcactgtatcacaattccagaagTCAgaaggtcagaagtttacatacactaagttgactgtgcctttaaacagcttggaaaattccagaaaattatgtcatggctttagacgcttctgataggccaattgaGTCAActgggggtgtacctgtggatgtatttcaaggcctaccttcaaactcagtgcctgtttgattgacatcatggggaaatcaaaataaatcagccaagacctccgataaaaattgtagacctccacaaatctggttcatccttgggagcaatttccaaacgcctgaaggtaccacgttcatatgtacaaacaataatacgcaagtttaaacaccatgggaccatgcagccatcataccgctcaggaaggagacgccttctgtcCCCTAGAGAAGAACGTACTtcagtgcgaaaagtgcaaatcaatcccacaacaacagcaaaggaccttgtgaagatgctggaggaaaccggtacaaaagtatctatatccacagtaaaacgagtcttatatcgacataacctgaaaggccgctcagcaaggaagaagccactactccaaaaccaccataaaaaagccagactgcaggcaactgcacatggggacaaatatcgtactttttggagaaatgtcctctgttctgatgaaacaaaaatataactgtttggccataatgattgttatgtttggaggaaaaaggggaggcttacaagccgtagaacaccatcccaactgtgaagcatgggggtggcagcatcatgttgtggggatgctttgctgcaggagggactggttcacttcacaaaatagatggcatcatgagggaggaaaattatgtgaatatattgaagcaacatctcaagacatctatcaggaagttaaagcttggtagcaaatgggtcttccaaatggacaatgaccccaagcatacttccaaagttgtggcaaaatggcttaaggacaacaaagtcaatgtattggagtggccatcacaaagccctgacctccaatcctatagaaaatgtgtgggcagaactgaaaaagcgtgtgcgagcaaggaggcctgcaaacctgactcagttactccagctcCGTCAcgtggaatgggccaaaatgcacccaatttattgtgggaagcttgtggaaggatacccaaaATTATGTTTCAccaaagttaaacattttaaaggcaatgctaccaaatacgaattgagtgtatgtaaacttctgacccactgggaatgtgatgaaataaataaaaactgaaataaatcattttctctactgttattctgacgtttcacattcttacaataaagtggtgatcctaactgacctaaaacagggaatttttactaggattaaatgtcaggaattgtgaaaaactgagtttaaatgtatttggctaaggtgtatgtaaacttcctacttcaactgtaacaGCTAGAATACTGAtagaaaataatataatatactttaTTGTCAGTTTGTTTAGAATGGAAATCCGTTGTCTGCCTTTTTCCCATCACCCAGACACACATGTTGCAGAGTCAGCAAGGGAGGAATTAAAATGGAAACATATCAAATAAATGATTAATATATGTTTAATAACAGACCTTTACCTCATAAATACAGATAGGCTATAATACTGCATTTCTAATCACATTTATACCACAAGGAATGTTTATGATCAGAACTGATTTTGCTATGGACTGAATTGCCTAGTCCTATTGGTATCTGGTAATAAGACAGTTTTCCTCAAAGCATGAGTCAAAGTCATTACTGTGTGGGGTCAATGTTTGGATTCAGCCCTCAAGTAGGATGCGTGGTTACTAATTAACATGTTGGAGATGTAATTAATTCCAAGTTAGCTAAACCCAGCGCCAGGACTTCCGACCCCCACGCCCACCATGATTTACTCAGGCAACTGTTGATGCATTCCTAAACCGACTGACGTCAAGTGGGAAGGGCCCATACGCTCTGCTATATATAACTAACTCGGTCACTCTCTGTTCATTCATAACGCAACTCTGGATTATCAAGCCTCCGCTGAGAAGCTCCTTCTCCGAGGACTTCGGAAGAAACAACTGAGGAATCTACCACCTCTGCCAGCGTCTGCTTCTCTCAAACAATTATTAACACAACCAGAATTGTATCACTGATACTAAAACCATGAAAATGTCAGCAGAGCAGATTTCCGAGGTCCTGAAAGAGGGAGAGCTGGAGAAGAGGAGTGACAACCTCCTTCAGTTCTGGAAAAGGAAGACATGTGTCCTGACCACGGATAGCCTCAACATCTACGCCGACACGCAGAAGCGCACCAAGAGCAAGGAGCTCAAACTCCAGTCTATCAAGAAAGTGGACTGTGTTGAGCGCACCGGCAAGTTTGTCTACTTCACCATTGTTACCACGGACAATAAGGAGATAGATTTCCGGTGCTCCGGTGAAGATAACTGCTGGAATGCAGTGATCACCATGGCACTGATTGACTTCCAGAACAGAAAGGCTATTCAGGACTTTAAAACGCGACAGGACGACGAGAGCGGGTCCCCGGGACAGCACGAGAGCCGCATGGCCAGAGCTCCCTGAATGGCTTTGGGAGATTAGCACACTCCGAATATGGTAAGACGCAGAGCATGGACCATTACGCACAATAGATCGGTTTTAAACAATGGTGAGGggataaatgtttttaaatgatTCAGCATAGCCTATTTGATATAATTATTGAAATACACCTGAGTGGAGATATATTATTAAAGTACTCTCATGAAAGAAAAAACACGTGATCTTTCCCTTATATACACAGGCCTATGAAAGGTTTTAACCACGTTAGACTTGCCTACTTTTACAGATGCCTACAATCAGGGCCCTGCCCTAGCACTGGCTAAACATTTTAGTCCCCCCTCTTGACATCAAAGAGAACATTTTTAGTTGTTCAGTTAATTTCCCTTCAATTCTACACATGTTGATGGGGCAGAGAATTGTTTTTGCAGTTCTACATAAAATGTCCTACaagtctacacattctgccaCGTAGTGGGAGACATTCTATGCAGTTTTGAAGTGAATTCCctgcaattttacacattttgccacaacttatgctattgttaatgatatctgactgagagtgactaacaaaatccgGGCGGTAAAACATTGTTTTTAATCCTATCTGCTTTCGTCTCCTTCAGAGTCAGTTATGGACCATGAAGAACAGGAACTTGGACCAAAGAAAGACGTCACCCGGTCCGTGGATGAAGGATTGTTCGGGACAGATCAGCGCATTCCCTTAGGGACCTCTGTCCTGATAAGCTTCTAAAAGAGCATTTAAAAACTCAAGACTGAATCCTTGAACTTTCAAGTATTTCAAAGTGCGCTTTTCTGAGGAGGGATGCCTCCTGAATGACATTGCAAAAATGTGTTAATTTATTTGTGTCAAGAAAATGTTTTTCTTGGATACATGCTTATGTTGTTTAAATTATTTACTATTTCAGTGTGTATTTATTTGAATAAATATTCATACATTTTTTGAAGAAAATGTGGTCCTATAGCCCAGTGGTTCCTAACCGGTGTTCAACAGGAACTCTCAGGTGTGTCGCAAACATTTTACACTCACTTATCAACGTAACCTGTTGAATGCACATGGCATTTTGACTTGGGAGCATTAGTTCTGCTCAGATAATACATGAAATAGTACATGGATACATTCGTATCATTGTTTCAAGTCCAGTGTGCTCAGGCTGTTGGTACAATTTGTATCATTTGAGGAGCACACATCACAAGCAAAGTCATTTGTTTGATTTTGACTTTGTCTGTGAAAAGGGTAAACACAAATTAACTATCTTGCTATCTTTCTATGGCAGAGGGAGTGGTATGGCTAAGTCCAGAGCCATAAGAAATACATTACTCTGGCTAAGCATATAATCAGACTTTTCACCAGCATTTTTCTACACCCGCAAAAACATCTGTTAAaacatgtgtatgcgaccaataacatttgattaacTATCAAATAATCCTAATTCATCTATAAAAACACTTATCACAGAAAATGTATGCTTTTTCAATTTGGAAAAGATGAGATAGGGACATTTTAGGTGCACAGctgaattttattttatttaactaggcaagtcagttaagggaaattcttatttacaatgacggcctacccccgcCCAACCCGGAcggcactgggccaattgtgtgccaccgtAATTGTGTGccactcccaatcacggccggatgtgatgcagcctggattccaaACCAGGTGCTGCAATGACGccttttgcactgagatgcagtgtcttaagCCACTCGGGAGCAATTTTATATCCCATGAAGGTGTGCTAAGGttaaaaaaggttgggaaccactgcaatAGCCTATGTTTTTCTCTCATATATTGGTCAGTTAATGTTATGGATAAAATGTTGAGTGATGTTACATTGACAAAAATACAGATCTTCATATTAATCCTCGTTTAATTCTCTTTATTAATCAGAGCCTTTATCCGTGAAGTCCTGTGTAAGATTTCAATTTGTATGGAGGTACAAATTGAGATGAGAGCACTGTAAATGAAAAGATCTATAAAATATATCTTATGTTATGTATCCACCAACGAAATATACCTTAACAGCATGCTGTTAAATTATGCCTAATCATAACCCACAGCACAATGGCTTCCTGAGATACCACAATTATGAGCAGTGTATGATCGGAAAGTCCCTCTATTCTTTTATCACAGGTTGCACCCTGTTTGTCATCTCCGGTTGTCATGCTTTATTATACATACTTTATGACTGATAAGGGTGGTGGTTTCACTACACCTGTATCAACGGGCCCTTTGAACACATACCTTTACAGCCAGGGTGTGTTGTACCCAGAGCCTGAAGGAATCTGCGGGGGTGGAATCACCTAACGACATGCGTGGAAATCAAACGTACCCGGGGATTAACCTcagaactagaatgagattctatttctatgaatAAACCAAATAAAATATTGATATAGAATATTAATAATTACAGTTTTAATGGTTGAACGTGTGGACAATGTTGTACAGGTAATAAGAGAACTTCCCCAAAGATGCTCGTGTTGCTCTAGCCATACCTAACACATGcctacgcacgcacacacacacacacacacacacacacacacacgcacgcacgcacgcacgcacgcacgcacgcacgcacgcacgcacgcacgcacgcacgcacgcacgcacgcacgcacgcacgcacgcacgcacgcacgcacgcacgcacgcacacacacacacacacacacacacacacacacacacacacacacacacacacacacacacacacacacacacacacacacacacacacacacacacacacacacacacagatcatt
This sequence is a window from Oncorhynchus gorbuscha isolate QuinsamMale2020 ecotype Even-year linkage group LG01, OgorEven_v1.0, whole genome shotgun sequence. Protein-coding genes within it:
- the phlda2 gene encoding pleckstrin homology-like domain family A member 2; this encodes MKMSAEQISEVLKEGELEKRSDNLLQFWKRKTCVLTTDSLNIYADTQKRTKSKELKLQSIKKVDCVERTGKFVYFTIVTTDNKEIDFRCSGEDNCWNAVITMALIDFQNRKAIQDFKTRQDDESGSPGQHESRMARAP